In Drosophila nasuta strain 15112-1781.00 chromosome 2R, ASM2355853v1, whole genome shotgun sequence, a single genomic region encodes these proteins:
- the LOC132787718 gene encoding bifunctional transcriptional activator/DNA repair enzyme Ada translates to MWLTNNLQVSLTHLKATPKIIKYGFMDSKFGQLLLGLTTIAKGAKSCNAICVLYFIQENEIATLKEVQQRWPNVEFMEDAESIDQVIEILSIDKENTAAIDVAVVGTDLQFAVWNELIKLKAGKTLTYSELAELVQRPKAVRAVANAVAKNEVSILIPCHRIVSKSGAVKYHWGAKLKSDLLAYEAK, encoded by the coding sequence ATGTGGCTAACAAATAACTTGCAAGTGTCCTTAACACACTTAAAGGCAACGCCAAAGATCATTAAATATGGTTTTATGGATTCGAAATTTGGACAATTGCTGCTGGGACTCACAACCATAGCAAAGGGCGCTAAAAGCTGCAACGCAATTTGcgtattgtattttatacaaGAAAACGAAATTGCAACATTGAAAGAGGTGCAGCAACGTTGGCCCAACGTAGAATTCATGGAGGATGCTGAATCCATTGATCAAGTCATCGAAATCCTATCGATCGATAAGGAGAACACCGCTGCAATCgacgttgctgttgtgggAACAGATTTACAGTTTGCCGTTTGGAAcgaattgattaaattaaaggCGGGCAAAACATTGACTTACAGCGAACTAGCTGAGCTGGTGCAGCGTCCCAAGGCGGTGCGAGCGGTGGCAAATGCTGTGGCAAAGAATGAGGTGTCCATTCTGATACCTTGTCATCGTATTGTATCCAAAAGCGGCGCTGTTAAATATCATTGGGGTGCAAAGCTTAAGAGCGATTTGTTGGCATacgaagcaaaataa
- the LOC132787721 gene encoding signal peptidase complex catalytic subunit SEC11A: MGIASMLQIDEMMGDFNRMNKRQSLYQVLSFAMIVSSALMIWKGLMVVTGSESPIVVVLSGSMEPAFHRGDLLFLTNYKEEPVRVGEIVVFKVEGRDIPIVHRVIKLHEKEDGSVKFLTKGDNNNVDDRGLYAPGQLWLTKKDIVGRARGFLPYVGIITIFMNEYPKVKWAILSILAIFVLLHRE; this comes from the exons ATGGGTATAGCCAGCATGTTGCAGATAGACGAAATGATGGGCGACTTTAATCGCATGAATAAGCGTCAG TCGCTTTATCAAGTGCTAAGCTTTGCCATGATCGTCTCCTCGGCCTTGATGATATGGAAGGGTCTTATGGTTGTCACCGGCAGTGAATcgcccattgttgttgtcttgagCGGCAGCATGGAACCGGCTTTTCATCGTGGCGATTTGTTGTTCCTCACCAACTACAAGGAAGAGCCGGTGCGTGTTGGCGAGATTGTGGTCTTCAAGGTGGAGGGACGGGACATACCCATAGTGCATCGTGTAATCAAGTTGCACGAGAA GGAAGATGGTTCCGTTAAGTTCCTGACCAAgggtgacaacaacaatgtggaTGACCGAGGACTGTATGCGCCAGGACAGCTCTGGTTGACCAAGAAGGACATAGTAGGCCGCGCCAGAGGGTTTCTGCCATATGTTGGCATTATCACGATCTTCATGAACGAATATCCAAAAGTTAAG TGGGCTATACTCTCGATTCTGGCAATATTTGTGCTGCTGCATCGAGAATAG
- the LOC132787719 gene encoding probable peptidyl-tRNA hydrolase 2 — protein sequence MGDKLLDTTQIINGLAVMISFFVGYKYALKRGEACAKIDDTPASTKETTEEGAAAAAVTVADKNYGGFNDNFKMVLVVRNDLKMGKGKIASQCSHGAVGAYQRAVTRTPRLLRAWEQCGCAKIAVRVDSEAELMAIKRSAEQKLLNTCLIRDAGRTQIEPNSKTVLAIGPAAADDIDRVTGHLKLL from the exons ATGGGTGACAAGCTGTTGGATacaacacaaataataaatggcTTGGCTGTGATGATATCATTCTTTGTCGGCTACAAATATGCATTGAAACGTGGTGAAGCGTGCGCAAAAATCGACGATACACCAGCGTCTACGAAGGAGACGACAGAGGAAggcgctgcagctgcagcagttaCTGTTGCCGACAAA AACTATGGCGGCTTCAatgacaattttaaaatgGTGCTCGTGGTGCGCAATGATCTGAAAATGGGCAAGGGCAAGATAGCCTCACAATGTTCACATGGCGCTGTCGGTGCATATCAAAGAGCTGTGACACGAACACCCCGCTTACTGCGCGCCTGGGAGCAATGCGGTTGTGCCAAGATTGCTGTGCGCGTCGACAGCGAAGCCGAACTGATGGCAATCAAACGGTCCGCGGAACAAAAGCTGCTGAACACGTGCCTCATACGCGACGCTGGGCGCACACAAATCGAGCCCAATTCAAAGACTGTGCTGGCTATTGGACCAGCGGCAGCAGATGACATCGATCGGGTCACCGGCCATTTGAAGCTGTTGTAG
- the LOC132787720 gene encoding density-regulated protein homolog — MDSRNESESVLADIKYPLEVKYCGNCSMPIEYCEFYSEYEKCKEWLAKNLPEDYEKLTLREAEGSECCNEVEKKRQKRGGKGLLRVKKEKCDDDAAPKRICLSCATRGKNKRVTIVTGMSTFKIDLRSAAKFFGNKFACGASVTTDNAIVIQGDVREELFKVIPQKWEEVSVDAIEDCGEGKKSHH; from the coding sequence ATGGATTCTAGAAATGAATCCGAATCTGTTTTGGCAGATATCAAATATCCCCTTGAAGTGAAATATTGTGGCAATTGTTCCATGCCCATCGAGTATTGTGAGTTTTATTCCGAGTACGAGAAATGCAAAGAATGGCTGGCCAAGAATTTGCCCGAAGACTATGAAAAACTCACTTTACGCGAGGCCGAGGGTAGCGAATGCTGCAATGAGGTGGAGAAGAAGCGTCAGAAACGCGGTGGAAAGGGATTGCTGCGGgtgaaaaaggaaaaatgtGATGATGACGCTGCACCCAAACGTATTTGCTTGTCGTGTGCCACCCGTGGCAAGAACAAGCGAGTGACCATTGTGACCGGCATGAGTACATTCAAAATTGATTTGCGTTCAGCAGCCAAATTCTTTGGCAACAAATTCGCTTGTGGCGCGTCGGTGACCACGGATAATGCAATTGTTATTCAGGGCGATGTGAGAGAAGAGCTGTTTAAAGTAATACCCCAGAAGTGGGAGGAAGTGTCGGTGGATGCCATAGAGGATTGTGGCGAGGGCAAAAAGAGTCATCATTAG